CCAGGCGGGTGACCGGCGCCAGCGGATACAGCCGGAAACCGCACATCGAATCGCGGATCTGCAGCGACAGCGTATTGATCCAGACCCAGATATGGGTGGCATAGCGCCCGTACAGGCGTGCCTTGGGCACGCTGTCGTCGTAGACCGGAATGCCGCAGATCACCGCCTGCGGGTGCTGCGTGGCCAGGGCCACGAAGCGCGGAATATCGGCCGGGTCGTGCTGGCCGTCGGCATCGATCTGCAGCACGTGGGTATGCCCACGCCGCGCCGCTTCAGCGAAGCCGGCCAGCATCGCGCCGCCCTTGCCCTGGTTCACCGCCAGGCGCAGCAGGCCGACCTGGTCCGGGTGTGCCTGCGCCAACGCCTGCAGCACCTGCGCGCAGGCCGGGTGCGAGCCATCATCCACCAGCAGGCACGGCAGGCCACTGGCACGCACGCCCTGCACCACCGCGCCGATGGCGTGTTCGTGGTCGTAGACGGGAATCACCACCAACGGCTCAAGCATCGCCGAACACCACCCGCCCGCTGGCATGCACGCCGTGGTCGGAGACATAGCGGAAGCTCAGCACCGATTTCAGCGCATCCCAGCCCAACGTCAGCTGCAGGCGGTCGCCCGGCCGCGCCACGTGCTGGAACTTCAGGGCGTCCATCCGCTCGAAACGCGGCGGCATGGCGAAGGCTTCGCGCGCGTAATGGATCGCCCAGTCCAGCTGGACCACCCCGGGCAGGATCTTCGCCTGCGGGAAGTGGCCATCGAAGGCGACCAGGTCGGGTTCGAGCGGGAGCACCAGCACGGCGGCGTCGGCGGCGCGCTGCTGCCACTGTGCCACCGGCAGCAGCGGCCGGAACAACGCTTCCAGCGCGGCGGCGGTGATCTTGCCCTGCGCGTTGTACGGCAGTTCGTCGATGAAGCGCCAGCGCCGGGGGCGGGTCACCGCATCATGGCTGTGGGCCAGGTGCGCACCCAGCGCCTGCGACAGCTGGCGGCGCTGTGCATCGGTCCACTGCGCCACGCCACCGTTGTGCGGCACCACCACGGCGGCAAGCTGTTCGCGCGCGCCCTGCAGCACCAGCACGCGCACGTCCTGTACCTGTGGGTGCGCGCGCAGCTGCTGTTCCAGCGCGTCGAGCGAGACCCGGCGCTCTTCGATCTTGACGATGCGGTCGGCGCGCCCGAGCAGGCGGAAGCTGCGCCCGGCATCGGCCTCCACGCGGTCCTGGGTCTGCCACCAGGCGTCGTCGACCAGGTGCGGCGAGGACACGGCCAGGCAGCCTTCCTCGATCCGCCAGGACACGCCCGGCAGCGGGTGCCACTGCGGCTGTTCGGCGCTCCATTGGCGCCAGGCGATGCCGCCGGTTTCGCTGCTGCCGAACACTTCGGTGGGTGCCACGCCAAGCAGTGCGCGGGCCTGCAGCGCGGCCTCGCTGGGCAGCGGGCCGCCAGAGGAAAACACCGCGCGCAGCTGGCCGCCCAGCGATGACCAGTCCAGCTGTTCGGGCAGGCGCTTGAGATGGGCCGGAGTGGCGACCAGCACCGAGGGCTGGTGCGCCAGCGCGCTGACCAGGTCTTCATGGAAGAAGCGGCGCGGCTGGATCGCGCGACCCGCCGCCAATGGCCACAGCACCCGGAACAGCAGGCCGTAGATGTGCTGGTGCGAGACCGTGCCGTGTACCTGCGCGCCATCGAGCTGATCACCGAACGCGGCCTGCAACGCATCCACCTCGCGGGTCAGCTGGCGCATGCGCTTGCTGATCGCGCTGGGCGCACCGGTGCTGCCGGAGGTGAACACCACCAGTTCCAGCGCGTCTTCGTCCAGCACGGCCAGCTCGGCCTGAGGGTCGGCGGCGTCGCGCGGCTGCAACGGCGCGAAATGCGCCGGCACGTCACCGGCGAAGCCGGCCACGCGCGGGGCCAGCCCGTCCAGGGTGGCCGGCAGGTTGTCGCCGCCCAGGAACACCCGCTTGCCGGCATGCCAGGCACCGAACAGCGCGGCGGCGAAGTCCAGGGTGTCGTCGAAATAGAGCGCCCAGTCGCGGCCAGGCGCGGCGGCGAAGGCCTGCTGCCAGCCGATGACCCGGGTGCGGAACTGCGGGTGCGCCACGGCACTGCCTGCCGCATCGATGCCGACGATGCGTTCGGCCCGGGGCAGCTGCGCCAACCGGTCCAGCGCGATCCACTCAGCCATGCGCGTGTGCCGCCTTCACCCGCCGCCGCACCAGCCATTCACCACCAAACAGGACACCCATCATCACGTACGCCAACAATCCGTTGTAGAGCGCCCAGACCTGGTTGGAGGCCCAGAACGCCGTGAGCAGGGCCAGGCCCCCGTTGAGAACAAAAAAGCCGCACCACACCTGGGTGACACGGCGGGTATAGACCACGGCGAACGGCGGCAGTTCCGGCTCGCTCAAGCGCGCCAGCCGCTCCACCGCGCTGGGCGGGAAACGCAGGCTGGTGGCAAAGATCACCAGCATCACCGCATTGACCAGCGCCGGGTACAGCTTCAACGGCAGCGCCTGGTTGAACGCGGTGGCCAGCAGGGCCAGCACGCCGGCGCCGATCGCGGCGGCCCACCACACCGGCTGGCGGGTGGTCAGTGCGCGCAGCGCGGCCAGGGCGAACAGCAGCAGGGCCATCCAGCGCGGCTCGAAGCGTCCCAGCGAGAGATACACCACCAGCGGGTACGCCAGCGACAGCACTGCAAACGCCGCGACGCGTACCCGGACCATGGTCGATCTTCAGCGGCGGCCGTCAGGCGGCCGCTTGCCCGGGCAGCAGCCCATGCACCACATCGACGATGTCCTGCACGGTGCGGACCGCCTTGAAGGCTTCCGGCTGCAGGTTGCGGCCGAGCAGCGGCTTGAGCTGCACGATCAGATCCACGGCATCGATGCTGTCGATGTCCAGGTCGTCGTACAGGCGGGCCTGCGGCGTGATGCGCACCGGTTCGATCTCAAAGCTGTCCTTGAGGATCTTGACGATGCGATCGAAAAGTTCGTTCTTGGTCATGGCAAATCCTGAGACGCCGTTAAGACTGCTGGCGTGCGGCGACAAACTCGCCAAGGGCACGCACGCTGGAAAAATGGCGACGGGTCTCTTCCGAGTCGGCGGACAGGCTGACACCGTACTTTTTCTGCAGGGCCAAACCAAGTTCAAGCGCGTCGATCGAATCCAGGCCCAGCCCCTCCACGAACAGGGGTGCGGCGGCGTCGATGTCGTCCGGAGTGATGTCTTCCAATGAAAGCGATGAAATGATCAATTCCTTGATCTCGTGCTCAAGTGCCTGCACGGCTTGGTTCTCCAGCGAAGTCAAAGTAGTGGGCAAGGTGATCGGTCACGCGCCGGGCCGCCAAGGCATCCCCCCTGGGCGTATCGTCGGCCCCGGTCAGGAACGGGGCGATCGGGAGATCTTCCCCGACTTCCAGCTGAACGTGAAAACGCCGTGATGGCACACGATACCATTTCTGGCCCTTGGTCAGGGTAGGCGGGGTGCAGGTGATCCTGACCGGGGTAATGTCCAACCGGCCCCGCACGGCAATGTTGGCGGCGCCGCGCTGCAGCCGCAGCGGCTGTCCCGGGACAGTGCGGGTGCCCTCCGGGAAGATCACCAGGTTGCCCCCGGCCTTGACGGCGGCGATGCAGTCATCGATCAGCCCCGCCCCGTCGCTATTGGCCACGTAGCCGGCCGCGCGGACCGGGCCGCGCATGAAGGGGTTGCAGGCGACAGCCTGCTTCACGACGCAATCGGCGTTGGGCAGCTGGGCGATCAGCAGCACCACGTCGATCAGGGTGGGATGGTTGGCCAGGATCAGCAGACCGTTGCGCTGCAGGCGTTCGGCGCCTCGGATCTCGTACGTCATCACCCCCAGCCAGCGCATCAGCGCGACATGGCTGGCGAAACTGAATTGGACCAGCCGGCGCGCCAGGGTGCGCCGCCGGGCCGTGTGGCGGACCAGCAGCAGCAGCGGAAACAGCAGCCCACCCAGCAGCAGCCCGCCGATCCCGAAGGCGGCGAAACTGACGCCGGTGCCGACCACGCGCCAGGCGTGGTCGAGGCGGGCGCGCCAGCGCTCAGCCATGGCGCTGCCAGGACCACTGCTGGCCATCGGCCTGGAACTGCAGCGCCGGCTCGCCAGACAGCAGGAAGCGCAGCGCGTCCAGGCTGTGCGGCAGCGCGCCGGGCGGGCTGTCCTGCCCGCCCCGGCCCCAGCCCAGCGACAGCCGGGTGCCCGGCGCATCGGCGCGGGCCAGCCGCCAGCACCAGGCGAAGAAGGGGTCAGGCTCATCGGCGAACCCGGCGTACACCGCCGGCAGCGGCGATTCGTAGGCGATCACGCGCACTTCCGGGGCGCCATCGGCGAGCAGCCCGAACGCCTCCACGCAGGCGGCCTCCACCGTGCCCCGGCCGCCGGCCAGGGCCAGGTAGTTGCCGCGCTGGCCGCGCGCGATCGAATACAGCGCGGCCACCGCGTTATGCACCGACAGGCCAAAGCCGGTGGGCGACATCGGGGCATCCTGGCGCAGGGTATCGAGCAGTTCCATCGAACGGGCCACGTCGCCATGCCGGGACGCGAACACCAGCGGCACCTGGCCGGCATCGTCGGGCTGTTCACACCAGCACGCGGCCTGGATGGCCATGCGGCCCAAGCGCTCGATGCGGCGGCGTTGCATGGCCGGCACTTCCGGCAACGCAGGCGTGTCGTCGCCTTCGGGCAACGCCGGTGCGTGGGCCCACGCCTGCCAATCCGATTTCGTGGTCAGTCCCGGTGCCCAGGCCGACCAATCCACAACAGAGAACTCGATCATTCACGCCAACATGGTTATGGGCACCTGGACAGCACGAGCCTTGGTGGCAACGCGGATCGGCTCCCCCATTCCAGCCGGCCCACGCCTGTCTTCGACATCGTCCGGCGTGTTCGGCACGCCGCGAAAGGAGCGCACGCTATCATGACACCCTCGGCACTGGCAGTTTTCACAATCTGAAATGAGTAGCACGATCCACAGCGTAGCGGCCGCGCAGGTCCTTTCTCCCTCGGCAGACCCCGCGCTGTTCCGTGCGTTTTATGCCCCCGCTGCTGAACGCGATGCCGCCCTGGCCGACCCGCGCACGCTGGCCGTGTTCGGCTTTTCGGCCGCTGCCGCGCCCTGCGACGACCCGCGCTGGCTGCAGGTGCCGCTGGCCGAACAGGGCCCGGCGCAGGTCGAGATCTGGCAGGGCGCCAGCCCGGTGCAGCACGGCGTGCGCGGGGGCGTGCGCTGGTCGGCCAACGACACGTTGCTGTTCGGCGCGATCGAAATTGACGAGGTCGACGGTGATATCGAATCAGCCGCGGCGGATGCCTACGCCCAGATGAGTGGGTTTCTGGCCAACTGCGGTTTCCCGCACCTGCTGCGCACCTGGAACTACCTGGACGCGGTGACCGAAGGCGACGGCGACCAGGAACGCTACCGGCGCTTCTGCGTGGGCCGGGTGCGTGGGCTGCGCGAGCTGGACGAG
This is a stretch of genomic DNA from Stenotrophomonas rhizophila. It encodes these proteins:
- a CDS encoding glycosyltransferase family 2 protein; this encodes MLEPLVVIPVYDHEHAIGAVVQGVRASGLPCLLVDDGSHPACAQVLQALAQAHPDQVGLLRLAVNQGKGGAMLAGFAEAARRGHTHVLQIDADGQHDPADIPRFVALATQHPQAVICGIPVYDDSVPKARLYGRYATHIWVWINTLSLQIRDSMCGFRLYPLAPVTRLVGEETIGRRMDFDSEILVRLFWRGVQVISLPTRVTYPSDGVSHFDVWRDNVRISRMHTRLFFGMLRRAPRLLWRRLAGAATA
- a CDS encoding AMP-binding protein; translated protein: MAEWIALDRLAQLPRAERIVGIDAAGSAVAHPQFRTRVIGWQQAFAAAPGRDWALYFDDTLDFAAALFGAWHAGKRVFLGGDNLPATLDGLAPRVAGFAGDVPAHFAPLQPRDAADPQAELAVLDEDALELVVFTSGSTGAPSAISKRMRQLTREVDALQAAFGDQLDGAQVHGTVSHQHIYGLLFRVLWPLAAGRAIQPRRFFHEDLVSALAHQPSVLVATPAHLKRLPEQLDWSSLGGQLRAVFSSGGPLPSEAALQARALLGVAPTEVFGSSETGGIAWRQWSAEQPQWHPLPGVSWRIEEGCLAVSSPHLVDDAWWQTQDRVEADAGRSFRLLGRADRIVKIEERRVSLDALEQQLRAHPQVQDVRVLVLQGAREQLAAVVVPHNGGVAQWTDAQRRQLSQALGAHLAHSHDAVTRPRRWRFIDELPYNAQGKITAAALEALFRPLLPVAQWQQRAADAAVLVLPLEPDLVAFDGHFPQAKILPGVVQLDWAIHYAREAFAMPPRFERMDALKFQHVARPGDRLQLTLGWDALKSVLSFRYVSDHGVHASGRVVFGDA
- a CDS encoding acyl carrier protein, encoding MTKNELFDRIVKILKDSFEIEPVRITPQARLYDDLDIDSIDAVDLIVQLKPLLGRNLQPEAFKAVRTVQDIVDVVHGLLPGQAAA
- a CDS encoding phosphopantetheine-binding protein; translated protein: MQALEHEIKELIISSLSLEDITPDDIDAAAPLFVEGLGLDSIDALELGLALQKKYGVSLSADSEETRRHFSSVRALGEFVAARQQS
- a CDS encoding lysophospholipid acyltransferase family protein; protein product: MAERWRARLDHAWRVVGTGVSFAAFGIGGLLLGGLLFPLLLLVRHTARRRTLARRLVQFSFASHVALMRWLGVMTYEIRGAERLQRNGLLILANHPTLIDVVLLIAQLPNADCVVKQAVACNPFMRGPVRAAGYVANSDGAGLIDDCIAAVKAGGNLVIFPEGTRTVPGQPLRLQRGAANIAVRGRLDITPVRITCTPPTLTKGQKWYRVPSRRFHVQLEVGEDLPIAPFLTGADDTPRGDALAARRVTDHLAHYFDFAGEPSRAGT
- a CDS encoding beta-ketoacyl synthase chain length factor, which encodes MIEFSVVDWSAWAPGLTTKSDWQAWAHAPALPEGDDTPALPEVPAMQRRRIERLGRMAIQAACWCEQPDDAGQVPLVFASRHGDVARSMELLDTLRQDAPMSPTGFGLSVHNAVAALYSIARGQRGNYLALAGGRGTVEAACVEAFGLLADGAPEVRVIAYESPLPAVYAGFADEPDPFFAWCWRLARADAPGTRLSLGWGRGGQDSPPGALPHSLDALRFLLSGEPALQFQADGQQWSWQRHG
- a CDS encoding pteridine-dependent deoxygenase is translated as MSSTIHSVAAAQVLSPSADPALFRAFYAPAAERDAALADPRTLAVFGFSAAAAPCDDPRWLQVPLAEQGPAQVEIWQGASPVQHGVRGGVRWSANDTLLFGAIEIDEVDGDIESAAADAYAQMSGFLANCGFPHLLRTWNYLDAVTEGDGDQERYRRFCVGRVRGLRELDEAALPAATCIGRFDGVRRLQVYWLAAREAGLPLENPRQVSAFRYPRQYGPQSPSFSRALLPPPATGLPLLQSGTAAIVGHVSQHTGSVAEQLEETLTNLQSLVDAARLQRPGLPATLGAESVLKVYVRRAEDMPAIAARMADLPGSPAFVVLHAEVCRAELLVEIEGLHG